The following proteins come from a genomic window of Corallococcus sp. NCRR:
- a CDS encoding protease inhibitor I42 family protein: MAKPKSGAKKPTPAAKAGAKPAAKKDNAARLDLIRNASKKVATAATKVVKAVAEGAKGKVAAAKKAVAEKVEKAPAAAKKAAAKAAPPAPTTPPAKAGKAAPPAKTAPAAAGKKAAGKAGGKTPSVVPAGPPVEKPRPRATKLPPVGEPLTKREMEQLLTAGEGRGVMGEGSLKGRLILSGEMPHLVVVGRDKRELTFLLQGPDQEVLPAYVDHKVSVSGLIKKTTNHSGVVEVRKYSAKKPEVEEVAPAPSDSEPKLRYLSPGEVSMAVAAGMGAGIKGFASIRGNLEMMGEDFVLVVSNGGTRQQVSFAIEGKAAVKSLRKHVGQTLQVTGVVDKTSGWGGRITAETVEPRPSEARSVSRDEMELVHIEGEVPTSVDVKLNHGLTVRLQEQPGATWAIEPTLAKRVGLREANFEPGAAGGPATREFFFTPRNPGNFEVEFFLAKAFTPGVVERSFKINVTVKP; encoded by the coding sequence ATGGCCAAGCCCAAGTCCGGGGCGAAGAAGCCGACTCCCGCTGCAAAAGCCGGTGCGAAGCCTGCCGCGAAGAAGGACAACGCGGCCCGCCTGGATCTGATCAGGAACGCCTCGAAGAAGGTGGCGACGGCCGCGACGAAGGTCGTCAAGGCGGTGGCTGAAGGGGCGAAGGGAAAGGTCGCGGCGGCGAAGAAGGCGGTGGCGGAGAAGGTGGAGAAGGCCCCCGCGGCCGCCAAGAAGGCGGCGGCCAAGGCCGCTCCTCCTGCTCCCACGACGCCTCCCGCGAAGGCTGGCAAGGCCGCGCCCCCCGCGAAGACCGCGCCCGCGGCCGCCGGGAAGAAGGCGGCCGGGAAGGCAGGGGGCAAGACCCCGTCGGTCGTCCCCGCCGGTCCTCCCGTGGAGAAGCCGCGTCCTCGCGCGACGAAGCTTCCGCCCGTGGGCGAGCCGCTCACGAAGCGTGAGATGGAGCAGTTGCTCACCGCCGGCGAGGGCCGCGGCGTGATGGGCGAGGGCAGCCTCAAGGGCCGCCTCATCCTCAGCGGCGAGATGCCCCACCTGGTCGTCGTGGGCCGCGACAAGCGCGAGCTCACGTTCCTGCTGCAGGGACCGGATCAGGAAGTGCTGCCCGCGTACGTGGACCACAAGGTCTCCGTGAGCGGCCTCATCAAGAAGACGACCAACCACAGCGGCGTGGTGGAGGTGCGCAAGTACTCCGCCAAGAAGCCGGAAGTGGAAGAGGTCGCGCCGGCTCCCTCGGATTCGGAGCCGAAGCTGCGCTACCTGTCGCCCGGCGAGGTCTCCATGGCCGTCGCCGCGGGCATGGGCGCCGGCATCAAGGGCTTCGCCAGCATCCGGGGCAACCTGGAGATGATGGGCGAGGACTTCGTGCTCGTCGTGTCCAACGGCGGCACGCGCCAGCAGGTGTCCTTCGCCATTGAAGGCAAGGCGGCGGTGAAGAGCCTGCGCAAGCACGTGGGGCAGACGCTCCAGGTGACGGGCGTGGTGGACAAGACGTCCGGCTGGGGTGGCCGTATCACCGCGGAGACGGTGGAGCCGCGTCCGTCCGAGGCGCGCTCGGTGTCCCGCGACGAGATGGAGCTGGTGCACATCGAGGGCGAGGTGCCCACGTCCGTGGACGTGAAGCTCAACCACGGCCTCACGGTGCGCCTGCAGGAGCAGCCCGGCGCCACCTGGGCCATCGAGCCGACGCTGGCCAAGCGCGTGGGTCTGCGCGAGGCCAACTTCGAGCCGGGCGCCGCCGGCGGCCCCGCCACCCGCGAGTTCTTCTTCACGCCTCGCAACCCCGGCAACTTCGAAGTGGAGTTCTTCCTCGCCAAGGCGTTCACGCCGGGTGTGGTGGAGCGCTCCTTCAAGATCAACGTCACCGTCAAGCCCTGA
- a CDS encoding molybdopterin molybdotransferase MoeA, whose product MSDAPALLPVDEARARILGLCTPLATEWVPGDDALGRALAEDVPARRTLPPWDNSAMDGYAVQARDLAGPLPVRLAVGETVFAGRRATREVVPGTCARIMTGAPLPPGADAVVMRERTRPVPGEPDAVEILEAVKPGNFIRPRGEDAKEGDLLLRRGTPLGIPELGLLWAQGQGTVPVPRRPRVAVLSTGDELCRVDEPPGDGIVDINAPALALAVRRAGGVPTLLGIARDTREAVQEALARTEGFDVVLTSAGVSVGDHDFVKDALEALGVEQRFWRVAIKPGKPLVVGQRGSTLFMGLPGNPTSSLVTFELFVRPALRRLLGHPDVEPPRVAGRLEGPLSKAPGLAHFVRVTATWRAGELWAKPLGTQTSGALRSAAAATHLLHFPRETSSLTDGSHVELLPLSWVA is encoded by the coding sequence ATGAGTGACGCCCCCGCATTGCTGCCGGTGGACGAGGCCCGCGCGCGGATCCTCGGGCTGTGCACGCCGCTGGCCACCGAGTGGGTGCCCGGGGACGATGCCCTGGGCCGCGCGCTGGCCGAGGACGTCCCCGCCCGCCGCACCCTGCCCCCCTGGGACAACTCCGCCATGGACGGCTACGCGGTCCAGGCCCGGGACCTGGCGGGCCCCCTGCCCGTGCGCCTCGCGGTGGGCGAGACGGTGTTCGCCGGCAGGCGCGCCACCCGCGAGGTCGTCCCCGGCACCTGCGCGCGGATCATGACCGGAGCCCCCCTGCCCCCGGGCGCGGACGCGGTGGTGATGCGCGAGCGCACCCGCCCCGTCCCCGGCGAACCGGACGCCGTGGAGATCCTGGAGGCCGTGAAGCCGGGGAACTTCATCCGCCCCCGGGGCGAGGACGCGAAGGAGGGCGACCTCCTGCTGCGGCGCGGCACGCCCCTGGGCATCCCGGAGCTGGGGCTCCTGTGGGCGCAGGGCCAGGGCACGGTGCCGGTGCCCCGCCGGCCGCGCGTGGCGGTGCTGTCCACCGGGGACGAGCTGTGCCGCGTGGACGAGCCCCCCGGCGACGGCATCGTGGACATCAACGCCCCCGCCCTGGCCCTGGCGGTGCGGCGCGCGGGCGGCGTGCCCACGCTCCTGGGCATCGCCCGGGACACGCGCGAGGCCGTCCAGGAGGCCCTGGCGCGCACGGAGGGCTTCGACGTGGTGCTCACCAGCGCGGGCGTCTCCGTGGGCGACCACGACTTCGTGAAGGACGCCCTGGAGGCCCTGGGCGTGGAGCAGCGCTTCTGGCGCGTGGCCATCAAGCCCGGCAAGCCGCTGGTGGTGGGCCAGCGGGGCTCCACCCTCTTCATGGGCCTACCCGGCAACCCCACGTCGTCCCTGGTGACCTTCGAGCTCTTCGTGCGCCCCGCCCTGCGCCGGCTGCTGGGGCACCCGGACGTGGAGCCGCCCCGCGTCGCCGGGCGCCTGGAGGGACCGCTCTCCAAGGCCCCGGGGCTTGCCCACTTCGTGCGAGTCACGGCCACCTGGCGGGCGGGCGAGCTGTGGGCGAAACCCCTGGGGACTCAGACATCAGGGGCCCTGCGTTCAGCTGCGGCAGCCACACATTTGCTTCACTTCCCCCGAGAAACCAGCAGTTTGACTGATGGCTCCCATGTGGAGCTGCTCCCCCTCTCGTGGGTCGCTTGA
- the ribA gene encoding GTP cyclohydrolase II, which yields MSDTRSPQVLPTRKPTQHLERYSEADVPTARGVLKTIVFRDKRNGKEHVALVVGEPKGLEGVPVRIHSECLTSEVFGSLKCDCREQLDRALDFVSQNGLGVVLYLRQEGRGIGLGNKIKAYALQSKGLDTYEANRQLGFADDLRSYDIAAEMLRSLDVRSVDLITNNPLKIAGLVEEGVAVRRRIPSRTEHNPHNVDYLKTKRERTGHLIELFAEDDDTEAKAG from the coding sequence ATGTCCGACACGCGCTCACCCCAGGTCCTGCCGACCCGTAAGCCGACCCAGCACCTGGAGCGGTATTCGGAGGCGGACGTGCCCACGGCCCGCGGGGTGCTGAAGACCATCGTCTTCCGCGACAAGCGGAACGGGAAGGAGCACGTGGCGCTCGTGGTGGGCGAGCCCAAGGGGCTGGAGGGGGTGCCGGTGCGCATCCACTCCGAGTGCCTCACGAGCGAGGTCTTCGGCAGCCTCAAGTGCGACTGCCGCGAGCAGCTGGACCGGGCGCTCGACTTCGTGTCCCAGAACGGGCTGGGCGTGGTGCTCTACCTGCGCCAGGAGGGCCGCGGCATCGGCCTGGGCAACAAGATCAAGGCCTACGCCCTGCAGTCCAAGGGGCTGGACACCTACGAGGCCAACCGCCAGCTGGGCTTCGCGGATGACCTGCGCTCCTACGACATCGCCGCGGAGATGCTGCGGTCGTTGGATGTGCGCTCGGTGGACCTGATCACCAACAACCCGCTGAAGATCGCCGGGCTGGTGGAGGAAGGCGTGGCGGTCCGGCGCCGAATCCCTTCCCGGACCGAGCACAATCCGCATAACGTCGACTATTTGAAGACGAAGCGCGAGCGTACGGGGCACCTGATTGAGCTCTTCGCGGAGGACGACGACACCGAAGCCAAGGCCGGCTGA
- a CDS encoding MBL fold metallo-hydrolase, giving the protein MRFWGVRGSIPSPGPATKRYGGNTPCVEVRCGDELLIFDLGSGARGLGDALVATRKPVKASIFISHYHYDHLQGLPFFSPMFSPANDVTLYGSPRDGKSLKQILAGQMVHPYFPVTAEEVFRTRLAYRDVVVGEDIPVGKATVRTLELNHPGGNVGYRVDFGGRSLVYATDVEHGTDLDAKLFDFARGADALIYDSMYTEDEYRGRNGPARTGWGHSTWEAAVRAADASEVKQLVLFHHDPGRDDAGMDKLLREVRKHRKATIAAKEAMVIQL; this is encoded by the coding sequence GTGCGCTTCTGGGGGGTGCGCGGGTCCATCCCCTCGCCAGGCCCGGCGACGAAGCGCTACGGCGGCAACACGCCGTGCGTGGAGGTCCGCTGCGGCGACGAGTTGCTCATCTTCGACCTGGGCTCCGGAGCGCGAGGCCTGGGGGATGCGCTGGTGGCGACGCGCAAGCCCGTCAAGGCGTCCATCTTCATCTCGCACTACCACTACGACCACCTGCAGGGGCTGCCGTTCTTCTCGCCGATGTTCTCTCCGGCGAACGACGTGACGCTGTACGGGTCGCCTCGGGACGGCAAATCGCTCAAGCAGATATTGGCCGGGCAGATGGTGCACCCCTACTTCCCGGTGACGGCGGAGGAGGTGTTCCGCACGCGCCTGGCGTACCGGGACGTGGTGGTGGGCGAGGACATCCCGGTGGGCAAGGCCACCGTTCGCACGCTGGAGCTGAACCACCCCGGCGGCAACGTGGGCTACCGGGTGGACTTCGGCGGGCGCTCGCTGGTGTACGCGACGGACGTGGAGCACGGCACCGACCTGGACGCGAAGCTGTTCGACTTCGCGCGGGGCGCGGACGCGCTCATCTACGACTCCATGTACACGGAGGACGAGTACCGTGGCCGCAACGGGCCGGCCCGCACGGGCTGGGGCCACTCGACGTGGGAAGCGGCGGTGCGCGCGGCGGACGCCAGTGAAGTGAAGCAACTGGTGCTCTTCCACCACGACCCGGGCCGCGACGACGCGGGCATGGACAAGCTGCTGCGCGAGGTGCGCAAGCACCGCAAGGCCACCATCGCCGCCAAGGAGGCGATGGTCATCCAGCTGTAG
- the lipB gene encoding lipoyl(octanoyl) transferase LipB, with amino-acid sequence MNTLTVFRLGRVEYEDGLKLMHLFGEARLQERIGDALLLLEHPPVLTLGRAAKRENITATDARLLEEGVEVFDTNRGGDVTYHGPGQVVGYPILLLPPERRDVRRYVRDVERGLIQTLAAFGLTAGAIPKWPGVWLGQEGSPDARKIGAIGVHLSRWLTTHGFALNVNTNLEHFQLIVPCGIREAGVTSMQRELGHPVSVPDVEEVLAREFTHVFDAQRVDGTVDLRTVSVAVMHGRGPEARVLLLRRTPERGGFWQTVTGRLEPGESPVDAARREVAEETGLTLPVVDLAYRHAFALGDALPPKLVEEHAFAVHAAPDTQVRLGPEHDAFEWVDVPTALARLPFRGLRETVTRALKTPGP; translated from the coding sequence ATGAACACGCTCACCGTCTTCCGCCTGGGCCGGGTGGAGTACGAGGACGGACTGAAGCTGATGCACCTGTTCGGCGAGGCCCGCCTCCAGGAGCGCATCGGGGACGCGCTGCTGCTGCTGGAGCACCCGCCCGTCCTCACGCTGGGCCGCGCCGCGAAGCGCGAGAACATCACCGCCACGGACGCGCGCCTCCTGGAAGAGGGCGTGGAGGTGTTCGACACCAACCGCGGCGGCGACGTCACCTACCACGGCCCCGGGCAGGTGGTGGGCTACCCCATCCTCCTGCTGCCGCCGGAGCGCCGCGACGTGCGCCGCTACGTGCGCGACGTGGAGCGAGGACTCATCCAGACGCTCGCGGCCTTCGGCCTCACCGCGGGCGCCATCCCCAAGTGGCCGGGCGTGTGGCTGGGGCAGGAGGGCTCGCCGGACGCGCGGAAGATTGGCGCCATTGGCGTGCACCTGTCGCGCTGGCTCACCACGCACGGCTTCGCGCTCAACGTGAACACGAACCTGGAGCACTTCCAGCTCATCGTCCCGTGCGGCATCCGCGAAGCCGGCGTCACGTCCATGCAGCGCGAGCTGGGCCACCCCGTGTCCGTCCCGGACGTGGAGGAGGTGCTCGCGCGCGAGTTCACGCACGTGTTCGACGCCCAGCGCGTGGACGGCACCGTGGACCTGCGCACGGTGAGCGTCGCCGTGATGCACGGCCGGGGGCCCGAAGCGCGCGTGCTGCTCTTGCGCCGGACGCCGGAGCGCGGTGGCTTCTGGCAGACGGTGACGGGGCGCCTGGAGCCGGGCGAATCCCCCGTGGACGCCGCCCGCCGCGAGGTGGCCGAGGAGACGGGCCTCACGCTTCCCGTGGTGGACCTGGCCTACCGCCACGCCTTCGCGCTGGGGGACGCGCTGCCGCCGAAGCTGGTGGAGGAGCACGCCTTCGCGGTGCACGCCGCGCCGGACACCCAGGTGCGCCTGGGCCCGGAGCACGACGCCTTCGAGTGGGTGGACGTGCCCACGGCGCTCGCGCGGCTGCCCTTCCGGGGCCTGCGCGAGACGGTGACCCGGGCGCTCAAGACGCCCGGGCCGTGA